A region of the Terriglobales bacterium genome:
ATCGTGGACGGCAAGGGCAAGCTGCTGCTCACCGGCAAGCTGGGCGACGTGATGCAGGAGTCGGCGCAAGCGGCGCTCTCCTACGTGCGCTCGCGAGCGCAGCGCCTGGGCGTGCCCCGCGACTTCTACCGCGCCGTGGACATCCACGTGCACGTTCCCGAGGGCGCCATCCCCAAGGACGGGCCCTCGGCGGGCATCACCATCGCCACCGCCATCGCCAGCGCCATGAGCCGCGTCCCGGTGCGCCGCGACGTGGCCATGACCGGCGAGATCACGCTGCGCGGCAAGGTCCTGCCCATCGGCGGGCTCAAGGAGAAGCTGCTGGCCGCCCACCGCGCCGGCATCTTCGAGATCGTCCTGCCCCGGGAGAACGAGAAGGACCTGCCCGACATCCCCGAGAACCTGCGCAACGAACTCAAACTGCACTTCGTCGACAACATGGACGAGGTGCTGCAATTGGCGCTGGAAGGGCCGCTTCCCGCGACCGTGGGCGAGCCCGCCTCGGTGCTCCCGGCCGAGCCTCCGGGCGACGCGCCCGCCGCCCGCCAGTAGGGCTTGTTCCAGAGGGGATTCAGGCCCGCGCAAGCGGGCCTTGTTTCTTGCTCTGCCGGCCTTGTTTCTTGCGCTGCCGGCGGCGCCCCGGGACCTCAGTTCCCGCCTTTCTCGGGCTGCTGCTTCAGCCACAGAGCCAAGCGCGAACCTTGCTGCTCCCGCATGTCGATGCAGTTGTTCATGCGCTCCAGACTCTGGCGCATGGTGCGCTCGGCCGACGGGATCGGGTGCTGTGCGAAGAAGGCCTGCACGTCGTCGCGATCGGAGGCGTCGCACATGGCCGCGGTGGCGCCGAAGATATCGCCGCGGGTGTAGCTGGCCAGGCGGTTCTCCAGTTGCGGCCAGTTGGCCTTGATGAAGCTCCACGCCTGCTTGCGCTTTTGCGGGTCGGTGCTGCCCAGGATCGAGCCCAGGAAGCCGGTGGCGTCCTGGTTGCGCACCTCCGGGCTGAGCGCGTACCTCAGGTTCCGCTCCACCAGCTCCGGCCGCCGGAACGCCGCCAGCCCGTAGAAGTACCGGTAGTACTCTTCCGGCGACTTGGCCGCCTTCATGGCCGCCAGGTACTCTTCGTAGAGGGCCTGGTCGCCGTGGATCGCGGCCAGGGGGGTGATGGCAGCCAGCAGCGTCGGATCGACGCTGGCGCTGCCTCCCATCGCCTGCCGCACCAGGCGGGTGGCGTGGGCGATGACCTCTTGATCTCGCCCGGCGTATCCCAGGGTGAAGATCACGGTGGCGCGCAGGGCCTTGCGATCGGCGCTCTCTTCCGGGCTCGACTGCCAGCCTAATTCCTCGAGCGCGGGGCGCAATAGGTTACGCACCCAGGCCTGGTACTGGGCCCGATCGGCGTCGCCGACCACGTAGTCGGATACATCCTGCAGATGACCGTCGAGGGCCTCCCAGGCGGCCCGGTTGCGGATGTCCTTCATGCTCTCGGCCAGTTGCAGGTAGTCGCCCAGGCTGCTGCGCCCGGCGCGCACCATCGCCCACTGGTCGTCCACCAGCGCCACCTGCTCTTCGGCCGACAGTTCCCCGCTCGCCGCCGCCGCCAGCTTGGAAAGGTCCGCAGAAGCATACGAGGTGCGGTAGTAGCCCCGGGCATCGGCGTTGGCCGCGATCCAGGGCGCGCAGCCCTTCCAGGTAAAGCTCTGCTGCTTTTGGGTCAGCAGCTCGCACCGGCTCTCCTGCTTGCCGGAAGCGGCCAGGGTCTTCAGGCACACCGGGATCTGCCACAGCTCGTCATTGCCGGACTCCAGCTTGCGATCGTAGAAGAAGCGCCCCTGCTTCAGGTCCACCGTGGTCGAGCCGCCCGCGCACTTGGCGCTCACGCTGACCAAGGGCACGCCCGGCTGGTCCACGAAGCTCTTCATGATCCTGTCCACGGGCTTGCCCGAGACCCTGGCGATGGTGTTCCAGAAGTCTTCGGCGGTGGCGTTGCCGTAAGCGTGCTCCTGCAAGTATTGGTTGACCCCTTGCCTGTAAGTCTCTGGTCCCACGTAGTTTTCTACCATGCGCAGAACGGCAGCGGTCTTGTTGTAGGCGATGGCGTCGAACAGCTCGCTGATCTCCGCCGGGGTGTTGGCCGGGGTGCGGATGGCGCGCGTGGCCGCCAGCGAATCCACTCCTTTGGCCTCGTTGTCCGACTGCACTTCGTCCAGCCGGTTGTTCCACTCCGGGTGCCAGGCGCGCACCGGCTTGGGGCTCATCCAGGTGGCGAAGCCCTCGTTGAGCCAGATGTCGTCCCACCACTTCATGGTGACCAGGTCTCCGAACCACTGGTGCGCCATCTCGTGGGCGAGCACGTCGGCCACCAGCTTGCGGAAGTCGGGGGAGGCGGTGCGCTCGTCCACCAGCAGAAGCACTTCGCGGTAGACGATGTCGGCGGTGTTCTCCATGGCGCCGGCGGAGAAATCGGGCGAGGCCAGCACGTCCAGCTTCCCGTAGGGATACTTGATGCTGTAGTACTGATCGTAGAAGTGCAGGATGTGCTCGGCGGACTCCAGCGCCACCTTGCCCAGCTCGACCTTGTCGGGCGTGGTGCAGATGCGGATGGGAATGCCGTCGCTGCTGCCCTCCACGCACTTGAAGTCGCCCACTCCCAGCGCCACCAGGTAGGTGGACATCTTGGGTGTCTGCGAGAAGGTGATGGTGTGCTGGTCGGGGCCGGGCCCGGGCTCGTCCTTCTCGATCCGCCCGTTGGAGATGGCGGTGTCGCCCTTGTCCGCCACCACGCTGATGCTGAAGGGCGCCTTGTAAGCGGGCTCGTCCCAGCAGGGGAAGGCGCGGCGCGCGTCGGTGGCCTCCATCTGCGTCATGGCGTAGCGGCGGGTCTTGCTCTTGCTCAGGTAGAAGCCGCGCAACTGGTCGTTCAGGATGCCGGTGTACTCGATCTTGATCTCCACCAGCCCCTGGGGCAATTCCTGGTCCACGGTGAGGGTGGCCATCTCCTTCTCCGGCTGCAGCGTGACTCGGGCGGTCTGCACCGGCCCGCCGGGCAGCGCCTGTACCGTCACCTTCTGGAACTCGATCTCCAGCGCGTTCAGCACGATCTCCTTGGTGGGGCGGTTCACGGTCCCGTGGATGGTCTCCTCGCCCGTGAACTTCGCCGTCTTCAGGTCGGGAGTGAACTTCAGGATGTAGTGGTGCGGCGTGACCGTGTCGGGCAGCCGCTGCGCTGCCGCCGCCAAAGCCAGACCCAGAACGAGCACACAACCCGGTGCAAAGCGCTTCATGGCATCTCCCAGACAG
Encoded here:
- a CDS encoding S16 family serine protease, encoding IVDGKGKLLLTGKLGDVMQESAQAALSYVRSRAQRLGVPRDFYRAVDIHVHVPEGAIPKDGPSAGITIATAIASAMSRVPVRRDVAMTGEITLRGKVLPIGGLKEKLLAAHRAGIFEIVLPRENEKDLPDIPENLRNELKLHFVDNMDEVLQLALEGPLPATVGEPASVLPAEPPGDAPAARQ
- a CDS encoding M1 family aminopeptidase, with the protein product MKRFAPGCVLVLGLALAAAAQRLPDTVTPHHYILKFTPDLKTAKFTGEETIHGTVNRPTKEIVLNALEIEFQKVTVQALPGGPVQTARVTLQPEKEMATLTVDQELPQGLVEIKIEYTGILNDQLRGFYLSKSKTRRYAMTQMEATDARRAFPCWDEPAYKAPFSISVVADKGDTAISNGRIEKDEPGPGPDQHTITFSQTPKMSTYLVALGVGDFKCVEGSSDGIPIRICTTPDKVELGKVALESAEHILHFYDQYYSIKYPYGKLDVLASPDFSAGAMENTADIVYREVLLLVDERTASPDFRKLVADVLAHEMAHQWFGDLVTMKWWDDIWLNEGFATWMSPKPVRAWHPEWNNRLDEVQSDNEAKGVDSLAATRAIRTPANTPAEISELFDAIAYNKTAAVLRMVENYVGPETYRQGVNQYLQEHAYGNATAEDFWNTIARVSGKPVDRIMKSFVDQPGVPLVSVSAKCAGGSTTVDLKQGRFFYDRKLESGNDELWQIPVCLKTLAASGKQESRCELLTQKQQSFTWKGCAPWIAANADARGYYRTSYASADLSKLAAAASGELSAEEQVALVDDQWAMVRAGRSSLGDYLQLAESMKDIRNRAAWEALDGHLQDVSDYVVGDADRAQYQAWVRNLLRPALEELGWQSSPEESADRKALRATVIFTLGYAGRDQEVIAHATRLVRQAMGGSASVDPTLLAAITPLAAIHGDQALYEEYLAAMKAAKSPEEYYRYFYGLAAFRRPELVERNLRYALSPEVRNQDATGFLGSILGSTDPQKRKQAWSFIKANWPQLENRLASYTRGDIFGATAAMCDASDRDDVQAFFAQHPIPSAERTMRQSLERMNNCIDMREQQGSRLALWLKQQPEKGGN